Proteins from a genomic interval of Medicago truncatula cultivar Jemalong A17 chromosome 3, MtrunA17r5.0-ANR, whole genome shotgun sequence:
- the LOC11436543 gene encoding protein MODIFIER OF SNC1 1 isoform X1, with protein sequence MLNGERRWASSTRRGGMTVLGKVAVPKPINLPSQRLENHGLDPNVEIVLKCKGSLSWGSKSPSSALNAWGSSVSPSASGGTSSPSQLSARPSSGGSGTRPSTSGSDRASELTSRAWGSNSRPSSSSGVPTSSQTSQAPLRPRSAETRPGSSELSRFAEHVTENSVAQNVARTTEKLGITQRKNDHFSLSSGDFPTLGSEKEESVHNFELQDHSSHMRPGSSAVLGNKKNETSIVDDVSIRANEKGETENSWRRDYQAFNEDGMRPGIEKWQGNLHHYPNAGILPQHFDVWRGAPVNSHQGDIWFRGPPNGSPFGVPVAPGGFPIEPFPFYRPHIPLTGLANPLQVPSPGSGPTGQHKNGEVYMPHMPDAYIPPGMPLRPGFYPGPMAYEGYYGPPMGYCTSNERGVPFMGMATGPSVQNRNPSHNPPEPGNSHGRSGGHGPAGKPLASEPVESSHTPDAARPYRVLLKKHNKLDEKNEPTNLEDSLTTNPSYANVRDQPIIPVPDNDCRRNMDMDLRMTSACGKESSSQTLGNQGSISVNNAKSLESIGNLNKFDNFSERKMDGVASNTLGIASRPSAHSILIQKIEALNAKARDNSSTKNKEERRNKFHTGGHAGNEARAGVASPETSLVTEVKNPTARGVGAFGGEKNFESSSLSRTATSRQISHGMQARSNHQKRRLDTQDADGGRKRSGVLDSSTLSGTQLETSNFLVGEHQISVDAYERSGYYSHMRREREARQTLSDSADSREQRVKTKVLSKQQSKQLQVDEEARTKNQIAKSLVRSEEGKMLFKQQTKQLQVDEEERIKKQKAKSLVRSEEGRSRAEAVEGSMQKVYAANSPLQNKQEEFQPSESAAALGKSGAANSSEMPDASDALQAQNNVVSKQRRSYKQKHNRSLSKTSNVSTTSAAPEAENDTMAYVNVSSSIVTNDVSSSFVPGLPLNLTSMVESSVNQKRKNNRNRKNKQKVEKISSLAASPTASSVENKPREDRELDQGSLQSSSLSKDSNQYSEQKYSENEEFYSRKNNLLKSQHSRRMPRNMQVNRRAEKFHGSGALVWAPVKPPNKIEILDESSEKSKIEAIVPTKSDQQVLNLKNKRAEMERYVPKPVAKEMAQQGSSQQMVSSKSQVPMDKCVERDDSGSQGPHITRHTILGVGMVGSVMESKNGDSRQSRAWKGKTHGSWWQRNSAESNDVHDMLDGADHGSNSCQNIKTPMEHQKVQISETRGQSKHANDASKLGGLNKPENHASAPVSVPIIKDHKATVRERRVPFSRQKGSEVNHVDQKKNATDTRKSETLTSSSVHNQPDINVVLKENRSIGEHLSSHRQPIFQASNNHRGNRSKKKEVTPHVSLSFPDDLDMESSSPVAQPLSQSVSEKSKGREAPNFGNPEALRESRNAPPKGHRHYPNQVAVGSSEHAPRSMDPRHQHYPSSGLRRNGSQSHFGKGRESQGNWKTRTQDDRYHNQERQGPPNFHYEHHSVWPHGDSKSDNSERPKDGNYHAGGRFRERGQTHSRRGGGNFSRH encoded by the exons ATGTTGAACGGGGAGAGAAG GTGGGCCTCTTCCACCAGAAGAGGTGGTATGACCGTGTTGGGGAAAGTTGCTGTTCCAAAACCTATAAATTTACCTAGTCAGAG gCTAGAAAATCATGGTCTGGACCCAAATGTGGAGATTGTACTCAAGTGCAA GGGTTCCCTCAGCTGGGGAAGTAAATCACCATCTTCGGCATTAAATGCATGGGGTTCTTCTGTATCTCCAAGTGCCAGTGGTGGGACTAGTTCACCAAGTCAACTAAGTGCCCGTCCATCATCTGGTGGAAGTGGAACCCGGCCTTCAACTTCTGGTAGTGACAGGGCTTCTGAGCTAACTAGTAGAGCATGGGGGTCAAACTCTCGGCCTTCATCATCATCTGGTGTACCAACATCAAGTCAGACTTCTCAGGCACCATTGCGTCCTCGCAGTGCTGAAACAAGACCTGGTAGTTCAGAATTATCTCGATTTGCTGAACATGTGACTGAAAATTCAGTGGCTCAGAATGTTGCTAGAACTACAGAAAAACTG GGAATAACACAACGCAAGAATGATCATTTTTCTTTGAGCTCTGGAGATTTTCCTACTCTTGGTTCTGAGAAGGAAGAGTCTGTACATAATTTTGAGTTGCAAG ACCACAGTTCTCATATGCGCCCTGGCTCTTCTGCTGTACTTGGGAACAAGAAAAATGAGACCTCAATTGTTG ATGATGTTTCTATTCGTGCAAATGAGAAGGGTGAAACCGAAAATTCTTGGAGAAGAGACTATCAGGCTTTCAATGAAGATGGTATGAGGCCAGGAATAGAGAAATGGCAGGGGAATCTACATCACTATCCTAATGCTGGTATTCTTCCTCAGCATTTTGATGTTTGGCGTGGTGCTCCAGTAAATAGCCATCAAGGTGATATTTGGTTCAGAGGTCCTCCTAATGGTTCTCCATTTGGAGTTCCTGTTGCTCCGGGTGGCTTCCCAATTGAACCATTTCCATTTTATCGTCCACATATTCCACTTACTGGTCTTGCCAATCCACTTCAAGTTCCCTCTCCTGGAAGTGGTCCAACAGGGCAGCATAAGAATGGAGAAGTCTATATGCCCCATATGCCTGATGCTTACATTCCTCCGGGTATGCCATTGAGACCTGGTTTCTATCCTGGACCTATGGCCTATGAAGGATACTATGGACCTCCAATGGGCTATTGTACTTCTAATGAACGAGGTGTTCCTTTCATGGGAATGGCAACTGGACCCTCTGTTCAGAATAGGAACCCAAGTCATAATCCACCTGAGCCTGGCAATTCACACGGTCGATCTGGTGGACATGGACCTGCAGGAAAACCATTGGCATCAGAGCCAGTAGAATCCAGTCATACCCCTGATGCCGCCAGACCATATAGAGTTCTTCTTAAGAAACATAACAAGttggatgaaaaaaatgaaCCAACAAACTTGGAGGACTCGTTAACAACGAATCCTTCATATGCCAATGTGAGGGACCAACCAATAATTCCTGTCCCGGATAATGATTGCAGAAGGAACATGGATATGGATTTAAGGATGACAAGTGCTTGTGGCAAAGAATCTTCTTCTCAAACTTTGGGAAATCAAGGATCTATTTCTGTCAATAATGCCAAGTCTCTTGAAAGCATAGGAaacttaaataaatttgataatttttcgGAAAGGAAAATGGATGGTGTAGCTTCTAATACACTAGGAATTGCCTCAAGACCGTCTGCCCATTCCATTCTGATTCAGAAGATAGAGGCTTTAAATGCAAAAGCCAGGGATAACTCTTCTACTAAAAATAAAGAGGAGAGGAGGAATAAGTTTCACACTGGTGGCCATGCGGGAAATGAAGCTCGTGCCGGTGTTGCGTCTCCTGAGACAAGTCTTGTCACTGAAGTTAAAAATCCAACTGCTCGTGGAGTGGGTGCTTTTGGAGGCGAAAAGAATTTTGAATCATCATCTCTCAGTAGAACAGCTACATCCAG GCAAATTTCTCATGGCATGCAAGCCAGAAGCAATCATCAGAAGCGAAGGCTCGATACTCAAGATGCTGATGGTGGGCGAAAGAGATCTGGCGTCTTAGATTCTTCAACTTTATCAGGTACACAGTTGGAAACATCCAACTTTCTTGTTGGCGAGCATCAGATATCTGTTGATGCCTATGAAAGGTCTGGGTACTATAGCCACATGAGGCGCGAAAGAGAAGCTAGACAAACCTTATCTGATTCAGCTGATAGCCGTGAACAG CGTGTCAAAACAAAAGTGTTGTCCAAGCAACAGAGTAAGCAACTGCAGGTGGATGAGGAGGCTCGGACTAAAAATCAAATTGCTAAATCATTAGTGAGGTCAGAGGAGGGAAAGATGTTGTTCAAGCAACAGACTAAGCAACTGCAGGTGGATGAAGAGGAGCGGATTAAAAAGCAAAAGGCTAAATCTCTAGTGAGGTCAGAGGAGGGACGCAGTCGCGCGGAAGCAGTGGAAGGGTCAATGCAGAAAGTGTATGCTGCTAATTCTCCCCTACAGAATAAGCAAGAAGAATTTCAACCATCTGAATCAGCAGCAGCATTGGGAAAATCAGGGGCAGCTAATTCTTCTGAAATGCCTGATGCCAGTGATGCTTTACAGGCTCAAAACAATGTTGTCTCAAAGCAGAGAAGAAGTTATAAACAAAAGCATAATCGTTCTCTAAGTAAGACTTCAAATGTTTCCACCACCTCAGCTGCCCCGGAAGCTGAGAATGACACTATGGCTTATGTTAATGTATCTTCCAGCATTGTTACCAATGACGTAAGTTCGTCCTTTGTCCCAGGCTTACCCTTGAATTTAACTTCTATGGTCGAGTCATCTGTAAACCAGAAAAGGAAGAATAACAGGAATAGGAAAAACAAACAGAAAGTTGAAAAGATTTCATCCTTGGCTGCATCACCAACTGCAAGCTCTGTTGAAAATAAACCCAGGGAAGACAGAGAGTTAGATCAGGGCTCACTTCAGTCATCATCCTTGTCTAAAGATTCAAACCAGTATTCAGAGCAAAAATATTCAGAAAATGAAGAATTCTATAGTAGAAAGAATAACCTGTTGAAATCACAGCATTCTCGTAGGATGCCAAGAAACATGCAGGTTAATAGACGAGCAGAGAAATTCCATGGGAGTGGAGCTTTGGTGTGGGCACCTGTTAAACCACCGAACAAGATAGAGATCTTGGATGAATCAAGTGAGAAAAGTAAAATTGAGGCAATTGTTCCTACAAAGAGTGATCAGCAGGtgcttaatttaaaaaataagaggGCTGAAATGGAGCGATATGTTCCAAAACCTGTTGCAAAAGAAATGGCTCAGCAAGGAAGTTCACAACAAATGGTGTCCTCAAAAAGTCAGGTTCCTATGGATAAATGTGTTGAAAGAGATGATTCTGGTTCTCAAGGCCCCCACATAACTCGGCATACTATTTTAGGTGTTGGAATGGTGGGTTCTGTCATGGAATCTAAAAATGGAGATAGTAGGCAGTCTAGGGCTTGGAAGGGAAAAACACATGGATCATGGTGGCAAAGGAATTCAGCAGAATCAAATGATGTGCATGACATGCTAGATGGAGCAGACCATGGTTCAAACTCCTGTCAAAATATTAAGACACCGATGGAGCATCAGAAAGTGCAGATTTCTGAAACAAGAGGACAATCGAAGCATGCCAATGACGCTAGTAAACTTGGTGGCTTAAACAAGCCAGAAAATCATGCTTCAGCTCCGGTTTCTGTTCCTATTATAAAAGATCATAAAGCAACGGTTAGGGAAAGGCGGGTTCCTTTTAGTCGGCAAAAGGGCTCAGAGGTGAACCATGTTGATCAGAAGAAAAATGCTACGGATACAAGGAAATCTGAAACACTGACATCTTCCTCTGTGCACAATCAACCAGATATCAATGTTGTTTTGAAGGAAAATCGAAGTATTGGAGAACATTTGTCATCGCACCGGCAACCCATATTTCAGGCATCAAATAATCATAGAGGAAATAGATCAAAGAAAAAGGAGGTTACGCCTCATGTCAGTTTATCATTTCCAGATGATCTGGACATGGAGTCTAGCTCTCCTGTGGCACAACCTCTCAGCCAATCAGTCTCTGAGAAGAGCAAGGGTAGAGAAGCTCCAAATTTTGGGAATCCGGAGGCTTTAAGAGAGAGTAGAAATGCTCCACCAAAAGGCCATCGCCACTACCCAAATCAGGTAGCTGTTGGCTCAAGTGAGCATGCTCCAAGAAGTATGGATCCTAGGCATCAACATTACCCATCATCTGGGTTGAGGAGAAATGGAAGCCAAAGTCATTTTGGAAAGGGACGTGAATCTCAGGGAAATTGGAAAACACGTACGCAGGATGACAGATATCATAACCAGGAAAGACAGGGTCCTCCGAACTTTCATTATGAGCATCACTCTGTTTGGCCACATGGTGACAGCAAATCAGACAACTCTGAACGACCTAAAGATGGTAACTATCATGCTGGGGGAAGATTTAGGGAGAGGGGTCAAACGCACTCAAGACGAGGTGGTGGAAACTTCTCTCGGCACTAG